A region of Alosa alosa isolate M-15738 ecotype Scorff River chromosome 17, AALO_Geno_1.1, whole genome shotgun sequence DNA encodes the following proteins:
- the LOC125311053 gene encoding nuclear receptor subfamily 4 group A member 2-like: MPCVQAQYGSSPQGASPASQSYSYTPTREYSCDFLTPEFVKFSMDLTNAEISATTSLPSFSTFVDTYNSSYEVKPPCLYQMSHAGDQVSIKVEDMSVHGYHPQPHLHHQSEEMIPHSGTMYYKSSSPSLSAPPNFPVTSNHGWDETGSLHTFHQNYMATSHMMDQQRKSAVSRLFSFKQASPCAPVSGCTMRFDSSPAGHRVMEGQNFSVPGAIRKQHGLGFHHSLQLGHGHHLMEQVPSPPPRGSPASTEGLCAVCGDNAACQHYGVRTCEGCKGFFKRTVQKNAKYVCLANKNCPVDKRRRNRCQYCRFQKCLVVGMVKEVVRTANLKGRRGRLPSKLKTPQDQSTSPPVSLATALVRAHVDSNPPMSRLDYSRFQANPDYHVAGDDTEHIQQFYDLLTGSMGIIRGWAEKIPGFSDLPKPDQDLLFESAFLELFVLRLAYRSNPMEGKLIFCSGVVLHRLQCVRGFGDWIDSIVEFSANLQSLNLDVSSFSCIAALTMVTERHGLKEPRKVEELQNRILNCLKDQVTFNGTSPLSQNHLSKLLGKLPELRTLCTQGLQRIFYLKLEDLVPPPAIIDKLFLDTLPF, translated from the exons ATGCCCTGTGTCCAGGCTCAGTATGGGTCTTCACCGCAAGGAGCAAGTCCAGCATCCCAGAGCTACAGCTACACGCCAACCAGAGAGTACAGCTGTGACTTCCTGACGCCCGAGtttgtcaagtttagcatggaCCTGACTAACGCTGAGATTTCAGCCACCACATCCCTCCCAAGTTTCAGCACTTTCGTGGACACCTACAATTCCAGCTACGAGGTAAAACCCCCTTGCCTCTACCAAATGTCTCATGCCGGGGACCAAGTATCCATAAAAGTAGAAGACATGTCCGTACACGGATACCATCCCCAACCTCACCTTCATCATCAGTCCGAGGAGATGATCCCTCACTCTGGTACCATGTACTACAAATCCTCATCTCCCAGTCTCTCCGCGCCGCCAAACTTTCCAGTCACAAGTAACCACGGGTGGGACGAAACAGGGTCCCTCCACACTTTTCATCAAAACTATATGGCGACCTCACATATGATGGATCAGCAGCGCAAAAGCGCAGTGTCCCGGCTGTTCTCCTTCAAACAGGCTTCCCCGTGCGCGCCCGTGTCTGGCTGCACGATGCGATTCGACAGCTCCCCTGCAGGCCATCGTGTGATGGAGGGACAGAACTTTTCCGTTCCCGGCGCCATCAGAAAGCAGCATGGACTTGGCTTCCACCACTCCTTACAGCTCGGACATGGGCACCATCTGATGGAACAAGTTCCATCGCCTCCGCCCAGGGGGTCACCGGCGTCCACCGAGGGCCTGTGTGCCGTATGCGGAGACAACGCTGCCTGCCAACACTATGGAGTGCGGACATGCGAGGGTTGCAAGGGATTTTTCAAG AGAACTGTTCAGAAAAACGCCAAGTACGTCTGTCTTGCCAACAAAAACTGTCCCGTTGATAAACGGCGGAGGAATCGGTGCCAATACTGTCGTTTCCAGAAGTGCCTTGTCGTGGGGATGGTTAAAGAAG tTGTTAGGACTGCTAATTTAAAGGGTCGCAGAGGTCGTCTGCCGTCCAAACTGAAGACCCCACAGGATCAGTCTACGTCGCCACCTGTCAGTCTGGCCACGGCTCTTGTCAGGGCCCACGTGGATTCAAACCCGCCCATGTCCCGACTCGACTACTCAAGA TTTCAAGCTAACCCAGACTACCATGTTGCTGGGGATGACACGGAACACATCCAGCAGTTCTACGACCTGCTGACTGGGTCTATGGGCATCATACGGGGCTGGGCCGAAAAGATACCAGGGTTCTCTGATCTTCCTAAACCGGATCAGGACCTCCTCTTTGAATCGGCCTTTTTGGAGCTCTTCGTCCTTCGTCTGGCCTACAG ATCTAATCCGATGGAGGGCAAACTCATATTTTGTAGCGGAGTGGTCCTACATAGGCTGCAGTGTGTGCGGGGCTTTGGAGACTGGATCGACTCCATAGTGGAGTTTTCAGCCAACCTGCAGAGTTTAAATCTGGACGTCTCATCATTCTCCTGCATTGCTGCGCTTACCATGGTAACAG AGAGACACGGACTGAAAGAGCCGAGGAAAGTAGAGGAGCTGCAAAACAGAATTTTGAATTGCTTGAAAGATCAAGTTACGTTCAATGGCACAAGTCCCCTTAGTCAAAATCACCTGTCCAAACTTTTGGGAAAGCTCCCCGAGTTGCGCACGTTGTGTACGCAAGGACTGCAGCGCATTTTCTACCTAAAACTTGAAGACTTGGTTCCCCCGCCGGCAATCATCGATAAACTATTCCTGGATACATTGCCCTTCTAA